DNA sequence from the Planctomycetia bacterium genome:
GATTCGCCCCACGGCGCTATCAGAGGGGCAGCCAAGCGTGGAAATGTACGTGGATTGCGGCTCGATATCCCGCTGATCCAGGACGGATTTGCTGAAGTTGAACTGCTTGTGCAGCGCCTGCTGCTCGAAGAACGGCAGCGTCAGCACGACCCAACTGAACATCCGCCCTGAGTTTTGCGTGTAATAGACGTATCCGTTCTTGCGAACGGAGCCATCGATTTCCTTGGGTTCGCCGGTCGGGCGATCGACGATGCCCGATGGCGGAAACACCCTGAACGTTTGCTCGTAGTTGATGACCGCCAGGGTCAATTGCTTCAAATTGTTGGTGCAAGTTCCTTTTCGCGCGGCTTCGCGAGCGACCTGGAGCGCGGGAAGCAAGAGGGAAATCAAGACGCCGATAATGGCGATCACCACCAGCAGCTCCACTAGCGTGAAGCCGGCAACACGACTGCGACGCACAGGATCACCTCCTTGATGCGTGGAACTGCCCTCGATGACTGGCACGCGCGACGAGGTCGAGCCTCTTCGCCAACGACAGAGCCCCAAGGCAACGAATTCGGACGTTTGCGGAGTCTGCGGGACAAGCGATCGGCCGAGACGCAATCGTACCGCTCGACCCATGGGGAGGCCGCCACCGGGGTCTGCTTCCCGAAGTAACGAGAACCGACCCAAGGACCGACGCCTGTGAATCGGCCGCCGCACAACGGGCGCAAGTTGTTTTGGCGAGACGATTTGAGACAGCGGAACGGATTTCGCGCACGCGACGCCTGTATTCTGCCCTTCTCCCGGCGGCTTGGCAACCAAATGGCGCGACATTTTTTTCGCTCGAGGTTGAGTTCGTTTCGGTGGTGCCAGTTTGGCAGGCTGAGCCTGGCTGGCGGACGAAATTCGCCGGAATTGTCGGGCCAGGGCGGTTGGTCATAACGCGGTCGTTGCATCACAAACCGATGCCGTATAGACGTTTGTGACGCCGTGTTGGATTTGGTCCGGGAGTTGCTTTCCCAACGCATGCGTGCGCTGCGACTGCGCATGTCTGGCAGGTTTCCGGCGGCCTTTGAGCCCGCTCGGCCGCTGACCGCGGCCTGCCTTAACCGTTCAAGTGTCCATTCCATTCGTGGAGGCGAATCCGACTATGTCGATTGCGACGAAGGCCAAGAGCAAGAAATCATCCGGCGACATCAAGCTGCAACCGTTGGGCGACCGCGTGGTCGTGGAGCGCGAAGCGTCCGAAGAGCGGACCGCCGGCGGCATCGTCCTGCCGGATTCGGCCAAGAACAAGCCGGCCCGCGGCACCGTGGTCAGCATCGGCAACGGCCGCCTGCTGGACGACGGTACTCGCGGCAAGATGCAGGTCAAGCCGGGCGACCGCGTCCTGTTCACCTCGTACGCCGGCGAGACCTTCAAGATCGGCGACGACGAACTGTTGCTGATGCGCGAAGACGACATTTTAGCCGTGCTGGAGTAAGGCCATGCGGGGCGGGGAATGACTAATTTCTAAATCTGAATGTCGAATGAATGACGAAATCCGAATGACGAAGGGCTGACGAAGGGCTGTTGAGAAGTTCAAGATCCTTTCATTAGAAATTAGTCATTCAGATTTGATTCGACATTCGAACTTCGTCATTTGACATTCACGCCCCGGCCGGTCACCTCCAACGCGCCATTCAAACACTCAACCGAACTATCAATAGGAGCAAATCCAAACATGGCCAAGACGATTGCTTTCGACCAGGAAGCTCGCGACGCGATTAAGCGTGGCGTGGGCAAGCTGGCCCGGGCGGTCAAGGTGACGCTCGGACCGAAAGGCCGGAACGTTATTTTGCAGAAGAGCTTCGGCTCGCCGACGGTGACCAAGGACGGCGTGACCGTCGCCAAGGAAGTCGACCTGGAAGACGTGTACGAAAACATGGGCGCGCGGATGGTCCGCGAAGTCGCCTCGAAGACGAGCGACGTGGCCGGCGACGGCACCACGACGGCTACCGTGCTGGCCGAAGCGATCTTCAACGAAGGCCTCAAGGCCGTGGTGGCTGGCGTAAATCCGGTCCAGTTGAAGCAAGGCATCGAGCGGGCGGTGGCCGACATCACCGAAAAGCTGCACAAGATGTCGATCACGATCAAGAGCCAAAAGGAAATGGCTCAGGTCGGCACCGTGGCGAGCAACAACGACACGGAAATCGGCGAGTTGCTGGCCCAGGCGATGGAAAAGGTCGGTAAGGACGGGGTGATCACCGTTGATGAAGGCAAGAGCCTGAAGACCGAAGTCGAATGGGTCGAAGGCATGCAGTTCGACCGCGGCTACCTCTCGCCGTACTTCGTCACCGAGTCGACGAAGATGCAGGCCGTGCTGGAGGATTGCTATATCCTCGTGCACGAAAAGAAAATCACCAATGTCAAGGAATTGGTCCCAATCCTCGAAGCCGTGGTGAACGCTAGCCGTCCGCTGCTGATCATCGCCGAGGACATCGAAGGCGAAGCCTTGGCCACGTTGGTCATCAACAAGCTGCGCGGCACGTTCAAGTGCGCCGCGGTGAAGGCCCCCGGCTACGGCGATCGCCGCAAGGCGATGCTGGAAGACATTTCGATCCTGACCGGCGGCCAGGCGATCTTCGAGAACCTGGGCATCAAGCTGGAAAACCTGGGCGTCGCCGAACTCGGCCGCGCCAAGAAGGTGATCATCGACAAGGACAACACGACGATCATCGAAGGGGCCGGCAAGGCCTCGGACATCAAGGCGCGTATCGACCAGATTCGCCGCGAGATCGACGCTTCGACCAGCGATTACGATCGTGAGAAGCTCGAAGAGCGTCTCGCCAAGTTGGCCGGCGGCGTTGCCAAGGTGAACGTGGGCGCCGCGACCGAAAGCGAAATGAAGGAAAAGAAGGCCCGCGTCGAGGACGCACTGCACGCCACGCGTGCCGCGGTCGAGGAAGGCATTCTGCCCGGCGGCGGCGTCGCACTGTTGCGGGCCGCGAATGCGGTCAAGGCCGAAGGGCTCTCGACCGACGAGCAGATGGGCTACAACCTGGTGCTCCGCGCTTGCCGCGCCCCGCTGACGATGATCTCCAACAACGCGGGCCAGGACGGCAGCGTAGTGTGCGAGAAGGTCCTCGAGCAGAAGGGCAACAACGGCTACAACGCCGCGACCAACACCTACGAGGACCTGGTCAAGGCCGGCATTATCGACCCGACCAAGGTGACCCGCACCGCGTTGCAAAACGCGGCCAGCGTGGCGACGTTGCTGTTGACCAGCGACGCCTTAATCGCCGAGAAGCCCAAGGACAGCAAGAAGAAGGGTGGCGGCGCTGGTCACGGCGGCGACTACGACATGTATTAATCGGCTCGGAGGCCGAAACTACCGGTTGATTCGCGCTCCGTTGGCGAATCGCCGTTTTTCATCAGCAGCCCGTCGGATTTCGCAAGAAGTCCGGCGGGCTTTTTTTTGTTTTGACAATGGTTCTTCCCAATCGTCCATGCATGGGACATTCTGTAGTGGCGAGGGATTCATCTGCGATAGAAAGATATGCTGCGATCTCAATTCAATTTGCGATCACTTTTCTGGCTGGTGTCGTGCATCGCCGTCGGTGTTTGGTGGATGATTCAGCAGCCGCTGATCTTGCAAATGCACAACTCTTTCGTGGCGAGACTCACAGCCATGGGCAGGACTCACTACGAAACATTTGCTCCGGATCGCACCTTACTTTATTGGGGACTCACCAGCGTGTTTAGGGTGCTGGTCATCGTGGGCATCTACCTCGCACCACGGATCGCCAGGTCGTTGGCCGCGAGAGTCACCGTCGCCAAGCGAAACGACTGAGCTGCATTTCTGTTCTCAGAGTTAAGCGCGGGTGCCTGGGGCTGAGGCGCCACCGAAACGGCCCCCAACTTTAACCGGCTGGGGCATCGTGCCGATTGGTTATCACGTTGGATGAAGCCCCAGCCAGTTGGACGTCGCAATACTCGGATGGAATGCCGCTGCCCCAGGCACCTATCGCTTGTTGCTCAGTCAGCCACGCGTCGGGCCACGATCGTGTACCGCTTCGCCGTTGTGTTCATCCTGGCGTAGCGGTAGTTGGCCGTGGTGACTCGCTCGATTTCGAAGCCGAGCATGCCGAGGATTTCTCGGTACGTGCCGATGGAGTAGGTCCACCAGGTGAAATCTTGATCTGGGTTGTTGGCGCGCGGTTCGAAGCGGGCGAGGCGTTCTTCGCTGTCGATCAGGTCGGTGGCGATGACCATGGTCTCGCCAGTGACGCGAGAGATCGAGGCCAGGGCTGAGATCTGATCGTTGACGTGTTCCAGCACCGCGCCGACGATCACCACGTCGAAGCGGCCCAGGGACGGCGGCAATTGATGAATGTCGCCGTAATGCACGCGGGCCTGGGACTTGAACAATCGGTGGCAAAGCCAGTAGGCGTTTTTCCAGGCGTCGAAATGGTCGGAGCGCGCTTCGGCCCAACGGGCGTGGTCGCGGTAATAAAGCTTCTGGTGAAACGGCAGCAACTTTTGCTGGCCGCCGTGGCCGATGTCGAACGAGACGACGTCCGCGCCGCGGCGCTCCGCTTCGAACGTCAGGAAGCCGGTGGCGACGCCGATATCCAGCACGCGACGATTCCGCACGTGTACATGCCCGACGTAGTCGTCGAACATGTCGCGCAGGTCCCAGTGCCCGGGTACGAGGCCGAACTCCGGCAATTCCATCGTGTGATAGAAGTAGCAGTCTTCCAACGACTCGACGTGCCGGGGCAGTTCGTAGGGAGCGCCTTGCTCGTGGCGATCGATTGGCTTGGTAACGACCTCCGAAGCAGCTAGCTGGGCGATCACGCGCGGCTCCTTTTTTGGGCAAACTGGCCGCGTTAGGGAAACGGCGGGGGGCAATTTATCGTCTATATCACGGGCAAACAACCTCAGTCGCTCGAGCCGACACGGCCACAGCCGGCCTGATTCAAGGGTTTTTTCCGTGCTTTTTACGTAAGGTTCTTGTAAGATTGGCATTTGCATCGGCACGACCGAGGGCGCTATGGCTGCGCCTCCTGGTGCCTCGCGCGACCTTGCCGACTCCGAAGCGATCCACGCCGGGGGCGGCCCCACCAAGTTCGGAACGGGCAGATGAACAGAGAGCGTCCAGGCGGGCGGACACGTCGTAACGTGCCCCTGAGGTTCGAGTCGTTGGAACACCGCCAGTTGCTGGCCGTGGGCCCGGTCATCACGGAGTTCATGGCGGACAACGCCAACACGCTCCAGGATGAAGACGGAGCGTATTCCGACTGGATCGAGGTCTATAACCCGACCGACGAGCCGTTGAGCCTCGCGGGCTACCATCTGACGGACGATGACGACGTCCTCGATATGTGGACGTTCCCGGACGTCACGCTGCCCGCGCGCGGATTTCTGGTGGTGTTCGCCTCGGGGAACGACCGCGTCGACGCCGGGGAGTTGCACACAAACTTCCGGCTGTCGTTGGACGGCGAGTATCTGGCGTTGGTGGCGCCCGACGCCGCGACGATTCAGACGGAGTTTTTTCCGGCATATCCCGCGCAGCACGAGGACGTTTCCTACGGCGTAGAGCAGGGAACGAACGGCGTCACGTTGCTGGGCCCGGAAACGGTGGGTCGGGCGTTAGTGCCGACTGCGGCGAACGGCCCAGGGCTCGGGCTCACCTGGACGTCGCGGACTTTTAACGATGCCAGTTGGCGCAGCGGAGCGACGGGCTGGGGCTACGACCAGGCTTCCACCTATCGCTCGTTGATTGAGACCGACCTGTTCGCCGAGATGTACAACACCACTACGACCGCCTATCTGCGCGTGCCGTTCGAAGTGGACGATCCGTTGTCGATCAACACGCTGATGTTGCGAATGAAGTACGACGACGGGTTCGTCGCCTATCTCAACGGACAGCGCGTGGAAGACATCCATGCTCCGGTGGAGGCCGCTTGGGACGACAACGCCAGTGACGTGAATCCGGACAGTCTCGCCGTCGTGTACGAGGAGTTCGACATTACGGACTTCAAAGGCGCGTTGGTCGCCGGTACGAATGTCCTCGCGATCCAAGGGTTGAACGTATCGAGCGGCAGCAGTGATTTTCTGATCCTGCCGGAGATCACGGCCACGGTGGCCGGCGAAGTGGAGCCCAAGCTCGGTTTCTTCAAGACGCCGACGCCCGGCGCGGCAAACGAGACCCCGCCGACGGACGGCTTCATTGCGGATGTGCAATTCAGCGTGGATCACGGGTACTACGACGCTCCCTTCGACGTGACGATCACGACGGCCACGGCTGACGCGACGATTCGCTATACGACCGACGGCACCGAGCCCACGCCGGCCAATGGCATCACCTATAGCGGTCCAATTCATGTCACGGCCACGACGGTGCTCCGCGCCGCGGCCTTCAAGCCGGACTTCGAGCCGAGCGATCCTGGGTCGCGGACGTACCTGTTTCTCAATGATGTGATTCGTCAATCGCCCAACGGCGCGCCGCCGCCGGGCTGGCCGTCGAATTGGGGCGGCAACGTCGTCAACTACGGGATGGATCAGGGTGTCGTCAACGCCAATCTCGGCACCATCATCAACGACATGAAGGCGATTCCGTCGATGTCGATCGTGATGGATCTTGACGACCTATTCGGTCCCGATGGGATCTATGCAAATCCCGGCGGCGAGGGGAGCAATTGGGAAAAAGAGACGTCGCTGGAACTCATCAACCCAGACGGCAGCGAGGGCTTTCAGGTCAACGCCGGACTTCGCATCCGCGGAGGATTCAGTCGTTCGGAATCGAATCCGAAGCACGCGTTCCGTTTATTTTTCCGCCGCGAGTACGGCGACGGCAAGTTGAACTACCCGCTGTTCGGGGATGAAGGCGCGGATGAATTCGACAGTGTCGATCTGCGCACGGATCAGAATTACTCCTGGTCGTTCGGCAACGACTCGCGGCACACTGCGATCCGGGATGTCTTCTCGCGCGATACGCAGCGCGACATGGGGCAACCGTATACGCGCAGCCGTTACTACCACCTGTACATCAACGGCCAATACTGGGGCATGTATCAGTCGCAGGAGCGAGCGGAGGCCTCGTACGGCGAGACGTATCTCGGCGGGGAAAAAGACAATTACGACGTGGTCAAGGCGGAAGCTGGGCCGTATCAAACTCAGGCGACCGACGGGAATCTGGACGCGTTTTTCCGCTTCTGGCAAGGCGCGAACGCCATCGCTGCGACGCCGACGGAAGCGGGGCGCGCCGCACTTTATCAGCAATTGCTCGGCAACAACCCGGACGGCACGCGCAATCCCAACTACGAGGTGCTGCTCGACGCCGAGAATTTGATCGATTACATGCTGGTGATCGTCTACGGCGGCAATTTGGATGCGCCCATTTCTAACTTTCTGGGCAATACGGCCGTCAACAATTGGTTTGGCATGCGCGAACGGACTGGCGCCAGTGGTGGCTGGAAGTTCTTTGCGCATGACAGCGAGCACACGTTGCTGAATGTCGCCGAGAACCGGATGGGGCCGTATTCCGCAGGGTCGTCGTTTGCGTACGCAAATCCACAGTGGATCTGGCAACAGCTTTGGACCTCGGAGGATTTTCGATTGGCGGTGGCGGATCGCGTGCAGGAGCACTTTTTCAACGGCGGCGCCTTGACGCGGGAAGCGGCGACGGCCCGATTCCAGTCGCGCGCCGCCGAGATCGATCGCGCGATTGTGGGCGAGGCTGCGCGCTGGGGAAACTCGGGACTCAACCGGCAGACCTGGCTCAACGCCGTTCAGTTCGTGACCAACAACATTTTCCCCACGCGCGGGAATGTGGTGCTGGATCAACTGAACTCGAAGGGCCTGGTTTCCACCTTGCCCCCACCGTCGTTGACGAGCTACGGCGGTGATGTGGACCCGGGGTTCGAATTGGGTATCACGTCGCAGACCGACGCCTACTATACGACCGACGGCAGCGATCCACGGCTCCCCGACGGTAGCGTGAATCCTGCCGCCACGTTGATCCCCAGCGGCAGCGACATTTTGCTCTACGACGCCCTGCACCCGGCGAAGTATTTCGTGCCCACCGGTTCCAACGGCGGCTCGTCGCTCGGCACGACCTGGACGACGATTCCGTTCAACGATGCTGCGTGGACGTCGGGCACGGTCGGCGTGGGCTATGACTTATTGGGCGACTACGACGGCGTCTATGCCACGGATCTTGAGCAAGCGATGCTGAACGTGAACGCGAGCGTCTACTTGCGCACGGAGTTCAACGTCGCGAATCCGGTAGACTTGAACGGCCTGAACCTGCGCGTGAAATACGATGACGGATTTATCGTGTTTCTGAACGGTCAGCGCGTGGCCTCGCGGAATGCGCCGCCGTTGCGTTTTGGCTACAACTCGCTGGCCACGGCGGAGCATCCCGACGCGGAGGCGCTCGAATTCGAGTCGCTGAGTCTGAGCAATTTCAAGCATCTTCTCGTGCCGGGAAAGAATGTGCTGGCGTTTCAACCGATGAATCGCGCGGTGAACAACGACGACTTCCTGTTTGTGCCCGAGTTGTTCACGTTCGGGTCGCCGGGCGCGGCGGAACTGACATTGCATGAAAGCACGATCGTCCGGGCACGAGCCGCCATTGGCAATCAATGGAGTGCCGAAGTGATCGGTGATTTCCGGCTACCGTCCGCGCTGCGGGTGACGGAGATCATGTACAATCCGCCCGCGCCGCCGGCGGGCAGTCCGTTCGTGGGCAGCGACTTTGAATTCATCGAGCTGCAGAATATCGGTACGACGACACTCGACCTCGCCGGATACAATCTGGGAGGCGGCATCGAATTTGAGTTCGGCGACATCTCCGTGGCGCCGGGCGCGTATGTAGTGGTGGTGAACAACCAGGCGGCGTTCGAGTCGCGCTACGGCGCGAATCTTCCGGTGGCCGGAGAGTTTGTTGGCAACCTGAGCAACAATGGCGAGTCGGTGTTCCTCAACGCCACGCTGACGGCGCTGGTGCAAGATTTTGCGTACTCCAATACCTGGTATGCAACCACCGATGGCGAAGGCCTGTCGTTGACCGTTGTGAACCCGGCCGGGCCGCTCGAAAACTGGGATGTGGCCGCCGGATGGAAGGTCAGCAGCCGCGCGGGAGGCACGCCTGGCGCCTCGGATGCGCCGATTGTCGTCGGAGATACGAACGGCGACGGGGAAGTGAACGTGGTGGACTTGAACAACGTTCGCAATAACTTCGGCGCTTCTGGGCCAGGTGTCGTGGGCGACACGAATGGCGACGGCGAGGTGAGCGTCGTCGATTTGAACAATGTCCGCAATAACTTCGGAGCCTCGGCGCCGGCGCCGTTGATTGAACGTCGCGTCACTCGCGCGCAAGTGTTGGATAGTGCGCTTGAGTCATGGGCGTCAGGCGAGGAGCGCGTCGCGCTTCCGGCCGCGCAATCCAGCGGTTTGGCAGACGATTCGCTGCGCGTATGGGACGAACTGCTCTGGCAATTCGTCGTTCGTGACGATCGCTCCGCGACGCAACTCAAGGGGCGCGGCAAGCGCTGATCTGACGAGCGTCTTACCCTATGCCGGTGGTACGGTCGGGAGACCGGCCACAACAACGCGGCGCTGATCCGGTTAAAACGATTCCTCGATCACCGGATTTGTGAGCTGGCCGATTTGATCGATCTCGATCGTGACCTTGTCGCCGGGTTGCAGGAAGACCGGCGGTTTTCGCACGAAGCCGACGCCGTGGGGCGTGCCTGTGAGAATAACGGTGCCAGGAACCAATTTGGTGCTGCCACTGAGGAATTCGATCAGCGTCGGCACGTTGAAAATCATGTCACTGGTATTCCAATCCTGCATCACTTGGCCATTGAGAATGGTGCGAATGCCGAGCGCATTCGGGTTCGGGATGTCATCGGGCGTCACGAGGTAAGGGCCGAGCGGGCAGAAAGTGGCAAAGGTCTTGCCGCGGCACCATTGGCCGCCGCCCCACTTGGATTGCCAGTCCCGGGCGCTGACGTCGTTGGCGCAGGTGTAACCTAACACGTACTTCAAGGCGTCGGCCTGGGCGACGTTGTAGCATTCGCGGCCGATCACCACGGCCAGTTCGCATTCGTAGTCGACGGAGTCGCTGCGCAACTTCCGCGGCAGGATGATCGGCCCGCCTGGATCCTGCACGGCGCCGACGTTCTTCATGAACACCACCGGCTGTTCCGGGATCGGCTTGCCTCCTTCTTCGGCGTGCTTGCGGTAGTTGAGGCCGATGCAGATGATGTCGCGCGGCTCGACGGGGGCGAGTGCCGCGGCAACTTGGGCCGACTCGCCGGTGTCGCGGTATTCTCCGTAGATGTCGCCCTCGATGCGGGTCACGCGGCCGTCGTTGTGGCGGCGACCGAAATGAATACCTCCGGATGCGTCGCGGTAGCGGAAAATTTTCATGGGGGAACTCTCGAGAACTTGGCGGCGATCGTAGCACTCGACATTGTGACCAAGATTGCTCGATTCTCAAGGCGTATGGCGCTGCCTGGGCTCGGTATCATTTTGGCGCGGCGTCTAGTATTCTGCGAACCATGAAACGCGATGGATTCTCGTTCGCCTTGAAGCACGTCGACGCGTCGACGGGCGCCCGTCGGGGCGTCTTTCATACGCCGCGCGGAGCGGTCGAACTGCCGGCGTTCATGCCTGTGGGAACGGTCGGCACTGTTAAGGGTTTGACCATTGACGCGGTGCGCGCGACCGGCGCGCAGATGATTCTGGCGAATACGTATCACCTGGCACTGCGGCCCGGCGAGGAGATTGTGCGCGAACTCGGCGGACTGCATCGCTTTATGGGCTGGGATGGGCCGATTCTGACGGACAGTGGCGGGTTTCAGGTTTTCAGCCTGGCGCAGATGACCAAGGTTACCGAAGACCGGGCCACATTCCGCTCGCACATCGACGGCAGTCTCGTCGAACTCTCTCCGGAACGCGCCGTGGCAATTCAAGAGGCGCTCGGCAGCGACGTGGCGATGGTGCTCGATCACGTCGTCGGCCTGCCGAACACGTTCGAAGTACTGGCCGACGCCGTGACTCGCACGACGCGCTGGGCGGCGCGCGCGCTGCAAGTCGCGCAGCGGCCTGACCAGGTATTGTTCGGCATCGTGCAAGGCGGGCTGTTTCCAGAGTTGCGCATTGAGAGTGCGCGACAGCTCGTGGAATTGGATTTTCCGGGCTATGCAGTCGGTGGGCTCAGCGTGGGTGAGACGCCCGCGGAGATGTACGCGATGCTGGATGTGACCGTGCCAGCGTTGCCGGCGGATCGACCGCGCTACTTGATGGGAGTCGGCACGCCGCGCGATCTGCTCGAAGCGATTCGTCGTGGCATCGATCTCTTTGACTGCGTGATGCCGACGCGCAACGGCCGCAATGCGCTGGCGTTCACGGACCAAGGGACGCGGCGGATGAGGAACTTGAAATATGCGCGCGACGATGCACCGTTGGACGAACATTGCCCGTGCCCCGCTTGTCGTCACAGCCGGGGGTACATCAGGCACTTATTCATGGCTGGCGAGATGCTCGGGCCGATTCTGCTTTCAGCTCATAACCTGACGTACTACCAACGGCTAATGGCCGGCGCCCGCGCGGCGATCGAGGCGGATCGCTTTGACAGCTTCTATCAGGGAAAGCTTTCTGGCTGGCAGGGGACGGCGCAGGCGGCCGAAGGGTGAGCGGCTCGTTGCTCTACACAGCTTTTTCCGGGCATTCGGAGGCAACCACGGAAGGCACGAAAAGCACGAACCTCTGGCGGGGAATCGGGTCACGTCGCGTGTGCCAACTGAGGGCCGGCTCGACTGCTGGACATGAGCTCGACCCAGTTTCGCCGCTCCGTGTCACGAGCCGGGACGGCGACGGTTACTAATGCTTGTAACTCGTCACGGTTAACCTATATTTGCTGACGCAAACCAGCCTCCTTCAAGGACCACGAAAATGACGCGCAAGTGCAATTCAATTCGGTGGATCGGCATTGCCTGCTGCGTTGCCATTTTTGCATCTCTCGAAACAGCTGGACGAGCGCAAGAAGTGCCGGCCTCGATTGTTACACCGGACAGGATCGAATTGAGGACGACCACGCTTGAATTCAATGACGGGGTGCCGAGCGAGGCGACCGTCAAAACCATCTATGACAATCTCGATTTCACATACGCGTTCCGCGCGTTTATGGACAATTTGCGTGGTGTTAGCATTCATGCGCTGCACAAGGGTTTGCACAGTATCGGCGCCAAGGACAACGAAGTCGTGGTTTTCTCCGAGTTGATGGACTCGAAGTCGTTGTTTCTTACCGCCAATGCGGACACCATCTATGTCATGGGTACTTTGGATCTCTCTAAGGGCCCGATCGTGCTGGAAACGCCCCCCAGATTTTTGGGTGCTGTTCAAGACGCCTGGTTCCGCTGGGTCATCGACTTGGGGATGCCCGGACCGGATCGTGGCGAAGGCGGAAAGTACTTGATCGTTCCTCCCAGATATGCGGGCGAACTGCCCGACGGCGGCTTCTACCTTGCGCACTCGCAGACAAATAGCATCGTTTGGTTTGGGCGGTCGTTTCTGGAGAATCACACCGACCCCAAGCCGGTCGTCGAGTCGATCAAGAAGTCGACAAAAGTATATCCGTATGAGGCGGGCGGCGTTGGCACTCCGATTGCTGAATTCCTCGCTGGTAAGGCAAGTCTCGGTCGAGTCGCGTTGCCTCCGCCGACCGTCTTCCACGAAGGAAGCGGAAAGGTGATGAATACCATTCCGCCCAACGACTGGACGTTCTATGAGATGCTCGACGAGATTGTGCAACACGAGCCTGCAACTTCGCTCGACGCCGAACTGATGGGGCCAATCGCCGCCATCGGCATTGTTAAGGGCGAGCCATTTAAACCTGACGCACGCATGAAGAAGATCATGAACGATGCATTGGCAATGGCCAACGCAAGTTCTCGCACGCTATTTATGAGCCCGCGTGATCCGAGTTGGTACTATTATCCCGATTCTGCTTGGTTCAACTACTTGTTCGTGACCGGCTACGAGTTCGAAACGCCGATCCCCGAAATCACGAAGGAAGGCGTGAAGCTGTTCCCAAAAACCGGTTACCGCACCATGGATGCGCGCACCAACTTTTTCTATGGCGTAACAGGGATTACTCCCGCAATGGCCATGCGCCTCCCCGGG
Encoded proteins:
- a CDS encoding lamin tail domain-containing protein encodes the protein MPLRFESLEHRQLLAVGPVITEFMADNANTLQDEDGAYSDWIEVYNPTDEPLSLAGYHLTDDDDVLDMWTFPDVTLPARGFLVVFASGNDRVDAGELHTNFRLSLDGEYLALVAPDAATIQTEFFPAYPAQHEDVSYGVEQGTNGVTLLGPETVGRALVPTAANGPGLGLTWTSRTFNDASWRSGATGWGYDQASTYRSLIETDLFAEMYNTTTTAYLRVPFEVDDPLSINTLMLRMKYDDGFVAYLNGQRVEDIHAPVEAAWDDNASDVNPDSLAVVYEEFDITDFKGALVAGTNVLAIQGLNVSSGSSDFLILPEITATVAGEVEPKLGFFKTPTPGAANETPPTDGFIADVQFSVDHGYYDAPFDVTITTATADATIRYTTDGTEPTPANGITYSGPIHVTATTVLRAAAFKPDFEPSDPGSRTYLFLNDVIRQSPNGAPPPGWPSNWGGNVVNYGMDQGVVNANLGTIINDMKAIPSMSIVMDLDDLFGPDGIYANPGGEGSNWEKETSLELINPDGSEGFQVNAGLRIRGGFSRSESNPKHAFRLFFRREYGDGKLNYPLFGDEGADEFDSVDLRTDQNYSWSFGNDSRHTAIRDVFSRDTQRDMGQPYTRSRYYHLYINGQYWGMYQSQERAEASYGETYLGGEKDNYDVVKAEAGPYQTQATDGNLDAFFRFWQGANAIAATPTEAGRAALYQQLLGNNPDGTRNPNYEVLLDAENLIDYMLVIVYGGNLDAPISNFLGNTAVNNWFGMRERTGASGGWKFFAHDSEHTLLNVAENRMGPYSAGSSFAYANPQWIWQQLWTSEDFRLAVADRVQEHFFNGGALTREAATARFQSRAAEIDRAIVGEAARWGNSGLNRQTWLNAVQFVTNNIFPTRGNVVLDQLNSKGLVSTLPPPSLTSYGGDVDPGFELGITSQTDAYYTTDGSDPRLPDGSVNPAATLIPSGSDILLYDALHPAKYFVPTGSNGGSSLGTTWTTIPFNDAAWTSGTVGVGYDLLGDYDGVYATDLEQAMLNVNASVYLRTEFNVANPVDLNGLNLRVKYDDGFIVFLNGQRVASRNAPPLRFGYNSLATAEHPDAEALEFESLSLSNFKHLLVPGKNVLAFQPMNRAVNNDDFLFVPELFTFGSPGAAELTLHESTIVRARAAIGNQWSAEVIGDFRLPSALRVTEIMYNPPAPPAGSPFVGSDFEFIELQNIGTTTLDLAGYNLGGGIEFEFGDISVAPGAYVVVVNNQAAFESRYGANLPVAGEFVGNLSNNGESVFLNATLTALVQDFAYSNTWYATTDGEGLSLTVVNPAGPLENWDVAAGWKVSSRAGGTPGASDAPIVVGDTNGDGEVNVVDLNNVRNNFGASGPGVVGDTNGDGEVSVVDLNNVRNNFGASAPAPLIERRVTRAQVLDSALESWASGEERVALPAAQSSGLADDSLRVWDELLWQFVVRDDRSATQLKGRGKR
- a CDS encoding co-chaperone GroES is translated as MSIATKAKSKKSSGDIKLQPLGDRVVVEREASEERTAGGIVLPDSAKNKPARGTVVSIGNGRLLDDGTRGKMQVKPGDRVLFTSYAGETFKIGDDELLLMREDDILAVLE
- a CDS encoding class I SAM-dependent methyltransferase, producing the protein MIAQLAASEVVTKPIDRHEQGAPYELPRHVESLEDCYFYHTMELPEFGLVPGHWDLRDMFDDYVGHVHVRNRRVLDIGVATGFLTFEAERRGADVVSFDIGHGGQQKLLPFHQKLYYRDHARWAEARSDHFDAWKNAYWLCHRLFKSQARVHYGDIHQLPPSLGRFDVVIVGAVLEHVNDQISALASISRVTGETMVIATDLIDSEERLARFEPRANNPDQDFTWWTYSIGTYREILGMLGFEIERVTTANYRYARMNTTAKRYTIVARRVAD
- the groL gene encoding chaperonin GroEL (60 kDa chaperone family; promotes refolding of misfolded polypeptides especially under stressful conditions; forms two stacked rings of heptamers to form a barrel-shaped 14mer; ends can be capped by GroES; misfolded proteins enter the barrel where they are refolded when GroES binds), whose product is MAKTIAFDQEARDAIKRGVGKLARAVKVTLGPKGRNVILQKSFGSPTVTKDGVTVAKEVDLEDVYENMGARMVREVASKTSDVAGDGTTTATVLAEAIFNEGLKAVVAGVNPVQLKQGIERAVADITEKLHKMSITIKSQKEMAQVGTVASNNDTEIGELLAQAMEKVGKDGVITVDEGKSLKTEVEWVEGMQFDRGYLSPYFVTESTKMQAVLEDCYILVHEKKITNVKELVPILEAVVNASRPLLIIAEDIEGEALATLVINKLRGTFKCAAVKAPGYGDRRKAMLEDISILTGGQAIFENLGIKLENLGVAELGRAKKVIIDKDNTTIIEGAGKASDIKARIDQIRREIDASTSDYDREKLEERLAKLAGGVAKVNVGAATESEMKEKKARVEDALHATRAAVEEGILPGGGVALLRAANAVKAEGLSTDEQMGYNLVLRACRAPLTMISNNAGQDGSVVCEKVLEQKGNNGYNAATNTYEDLVKAGIIDPTKVTRTALQNAASVATLLLTSDALIAEKPKDSKKKGGGAGHGGDYDMY